In a genomic window of Primulina huaijiensis isolate GDHJ02 chromosome 10, ASM1229523v2, whole genome shotgun sequence:
- the LOC140986433 gene encoding uncharacterized protein yields the protein MKMMRYIFFSADWWKMFGNGTPNLKEFAIKVLSLTCSASGCERNWSIFEHIHSKKRNRLDHKKLRDLVYVKYNQTLKARAAKKDKRDPIVLRNIDDCNNEWLIGMMEAGEEPVFDDDDDTLTWNVVAEAAGVEEETRHTRQQRTSNPIYRGASTSRGKGRGGRRGRMTSQTTHALQSPMDVDEESTDEGEFDDDVLKDDYSDIDENVVDGDVDEMIELESD from the exons ATGAAAATGATGagatacatttttttttcagcgGATTGGTGGAAAATGTTTGGCAATGGTACTccaaatttgaaagaatttgctATCAAAGTTCTTAGCCTCACATGTAGTGCTTCGGGTTGTGAAAGGAATTGGAGCATATTTGAGCAT ATACATTCAAAGAAAAGGAATAGACTCGATCACAAGAAACTAAGAGATTTGGTATATGTGAAGTACAATCAAACACTCAAGGCTCGTGCGGCTAAGAAGGATAAAAGAGATCCTATAGTTTTGAGGAATATTGATGATTGTAATAATGAGTGGTTGATTGGAATGATGGAAGCTGGAGAGGAACCTGtttttgatgatgatgatgatactTTGACATGGAACGTTGTAGCAGAGGCTGCTGGAGTAGAAGAAGAAACCAGACATACTAGACAACAACGGACCTCGAACCCTATTTATAGGGGAGCTTCAACTTCTAGAGGCAAAGGTAGGGGAGGACGAAGAGGTCGGATGACAAGCCAAACTACTCATGCTCTACAATCACCAATGGATGTAGATGAAGAATCTACTGACGAGGGAGAGTTTGATGATGATGTGTTGAAAGATGATTATTCAGACATTGATGAAAATGTGGTGGATGGTGATGTGGATGAAATGATTGAATTAGAAAGTGATTGA
- the LOC140986432 gene encoding pentatricopeptide repeat-containing protein At5g66520-like gives MIIKRMHMSECKMSPQNLKPTASRIIHLLDRCSTPQHLRQIQAQLIVSRLHVNTTVAHRFITVCHSLDLLHSNALPLYTSNLSRPHTFICNTFLKLFSHSTTPRNALSLYSYMHRNYILVNNYTFPFVLKALADLKLVKEGTLVHAQVIKLSFLGDIYVGNALMSLYAAVGEMGLCGQVFDEMPQIDVVSWTVMISGFREAGKLDDALIAFERMKGEGVMPNQVTVVNVLAVCADFGALDMGVWLHEFVKRSKWELDVILGTSLIDMYMKCGKIDEGLWVFGQMNEKNVFTWNTVIKGLALANNGKEAVTWFFRMEQEQGLKPDEVTLIAVLCACVHSGFVHMGRRIFSSLVDGKYGFSPDVRHYACMVDVLARSGCLEEAHRMIIEMPFESTVSIWGALLSGCRAQTNLELSEIAAWKLVELEPENSAYYVVLSNLYAVMERWSDVEKVRNLMKVRGPKKRVGSSSVEHEHNGVSVQWLA, from the coding sequence ATGATAATCAAAAGGATGCACATGTCTGAATGTAAGATGAGCCCACAAAATCTGAAACCAACGGCTAGCAGAATCATCCACCTGTTAGATCGTTGCTCCACTCCCCAACACCTCCGACAAATTCAAGCTCAGCTCATCGTCTCTCGTCTTCACGTCAACACCACCGTCGCCCACCGCTTCATCACCGTCTGCCACTCCTTAGACCTCCTCCACTCCAACGCCTTGCCCCTGTACACCAGCAACCTCTCAAGACCGCACACTTTCATCTGCAACACCTTTCTGAAACTGTTCTCTCATTCCACCACTCCTCGTAACGCGCTTAGCCTGTATTCATACATGCACAGGAATTATATTCTTGTCAACAATTACACTTTCCCTTTTGTGCTCAAGGCATTGGCGGACTtgaagttggtgaaagaagGAACTTTGGTGCATGCCCAGGTGATCAAGTTGAGTTTTTTGGGTGATATTTATGTTGGGAATGCATTGATGAGTTTATATGCTGCGGTTGGGGAAATGGGTTTGTGCGGGCAAGTATTTGATGAAATGCCACAGATAGACGTTGTGTCGTGGACGGTTATGATTTCTGGATTTAGGGAAGCTGGGAAGTTGGATGACGCTTTGATTGCGTTTGAGAGGATGAAAGGCGAAGGTGTGATGCCTAATCAGGTGACAGTGGTGAATGTTTTGGCTGTATGTGCTGATTTTGGGGCGCTGGATATGGGAGTTTGGTTACATGAATTTGTAAAGAGAAGTAAATGGGAATTGGATGTGATTTTGGGTACTTCTTTGATCGATATGTACATGAAGTGTGGCAAAATCGACGAGGGTTTGTGGGTTTTTGGCCAAATGAATGAGAAGAATGTGTTCACATGGAACACGGTAATTAAAGGGCTAGCTCTAGCTAATAATGGTAAGGAAGCTGTTACATGGTTTTTCAGGATGGAACAAGAACAAGGTCTTAAACCTGATGAGGTCACTTTAATTGCGGTGCTGTGTGCTTGTGTGCATTCGGGTTTTGTACATATGGGGCGGCGGATATTTTCTTCATTGGTTGATGGAAAATATGGGTTTTCACCAGATGTTAGACATTACGCTTGTATGGTCGATGTTTTAGCACGTTCTGGGTGCTTGGAAGAGGCTCATAGAATGATCATTGAGATGCCTTTTGAGTCTACTGTGAGTATTTGGGGAGCTCTACTTTCTGGGTGTAGAGCTCAAACTAACCTGGAACTGAGTGAGATTGCTGCTTGGAAACTTGTGGAGTTGGAGCCTGAGAACAGTGCTTATTATGTTGTGTTGTCTAATTTGTACGCAGTAATGGAAAGATGGAGTGATGTGGAGAAAGTTAGGAACTTGATGAAAGTGAGGGGACCAAAGAAGCGTGTGGGTAGCAGTTCAGTTGAACATGAACACAACGGAGTCAGTGTTCAGTGGTTGGCCTGA
- the LOC140985847 gene encoding translocator protein homolog yields the protein MASRDLKHRATEKDESNVIDATPPSDLSSSKPKRKGMARRGLRSLAIAIAFPISLAVLVIYLFGSTNRFGNIEKPFYIPPLWALHLACLTSSFLSGLSSWLVWADHGFHRRPVALYLYMAQLGLSLGWYPIVLGAGAVRVGLTLCALLFVSLVGSWRTFKTLNPIAGDLFVPCLVAALLPAAVNXLSRKENTENG from the coding sequence ATGGCTTCCCGCGATCTCAAACACCGAGCCACAGAGAAAGATGAGTCCAACGTCATCGACGCCACCCCCCCTTCAGATCTCAGCTCCAGTAAACCGAAGAGAAAAGGCATGGCTAGGCGCGGCTTACGCTCCTTGGCCATAGCCATCGCCTTCCCTATCTCCCTCGCCGTCCTCGTCATCTACCTCTTCGGCTCGACAAATCGCTTCGGCAACATAGAGAAACCCTTTTACATCCCTCCCCTCTGGGCTCTCCACCTCGCGTGTCTCACATCCTCCTTCCTGTCAGGGCTCTCGTCTTGGCTTGTCTGGGCCGACCACGGATTCCACCGCCGCCCAGTGGCACTGTATCTCTACATGGCTCAACTGGGGCTCAGCCTCGGGTGGTACCCGATCGTGTTAGGCGCCGGTGCTGTTAGAGTTGGATTGACGCTCTGCGCACTGCTGTTTGTGTCGCTGGTCGGGAGTTGGCGGACCTTTAAGACTCTGAATCCGATTGCCGGTGATCTGTTCGTGCCGTGTCTGGTGGCGGCGCTGCTTCCAGCTGCTGTGAATTANCTatcaagaaaagaaaatacaGAAAATGGATGA
- the LOC140985849 gene encoding glutathione S-transferase-like yields MASPLVWMEVEAQKYDLPASKLTWELSFKPMMGKLTDDAVVKEYVSQLSKVLDVYEARSAHSMYLAGNMFTLADLDHLQTLSYLMGTSVKAVFDSRAHVRAWCEDILERVAWEKVVGMKNNQ; encoded by the coding sequence ATGGCAAGCCCATTGGTATGGATGGAAGTGGAGGCCCAAAAGTACGATCTTCCAGCATCAAAGTTAACATGGGAACTAAGCTTTAAGCCGATGATGGGGAAGCTTACGGATGATGCTGTCGTTAAAGAATATGTATCTCAGCTGTCAAAAGTTCTTGACGTATATGAAGCACGATCGGCACATTCCATGTACTTGGCAGGAAACATGTTCACTCTAGCGGATCTCGATCATCTCCAAACATTAAGCTACTTGATGGGGACAAGCGTCAAAGCAGTTTTTGATTCACGTGCTCATGTCAGAGCTTGGTGTGAGGATATCTTGGAAAGGGTCGCTTGGGAAAAGGTTGTTGGCATGAAAAACAACCAGTAA